The genome window GTCGCTTCAACTACAAGTAAATGGCATCAGTAGCCCTGCTTAAATTGGTTCACCAGTTATCTCATTGTGTTACAGGAATGTTGATATTGTctttttaatattgtatataaaatggtaACTTACAGAAACAGGCACCTGTTTTGGAGTAACAGTTACCACCATAACACACTGGTGGACAAGGACTGTTACAGTTTCTGTCGCCGTATTTCCTTACTTGACATCCTGTTGGAAAGACAAATGAAAGCATGGTAGTACATACACTGACAAGCgaattcattttcttttctcACCAGATTGTTTTCGAAGTAAGCATCATCATCAATACCCCGACAAACTTATTCTATAAGAAACGTAGTATAATGTAATCCTGCCTCAATAGATAATTTGGTACAGCTAAGGAACAGCTATATGTTAAAACCAATATTGACATTGTTGTTTACAAATGATCAATGGAAATTATCGTATTTTGgaggaaaacaaaataatggACACACAGATGATCGAAGAGATGATTTGGAATGATAGGAGCCTTTCAGGTAATGCAAGGGGACATTTGATGGCCTCTTAGCgccgttttttttttacttattgaTAAGATTATTtagattatataacatcatgGTTTAGCAAGCAAAGAAAGGCATTGTCCTATTATCATACTGATAAATCCAAGACAATTTCACAAATTTATTCATTATAAAACCTAaatgtattataacaggtaaACCTACTACGGTTTTGCCCATTCTCTCTTTCAGGAATATATAGAACATTACTGAATCAGTCCAAATGAGTAAAATTAAGTAATTGTACAATcagatatataccacattatctgAAAACAGAATTATATTTTTCCTGAAACCTTTGACATGTTCTTTATGTGTATGTACAGCTGATTTGGATGaggaaaaatgttttattttagaaatcatacgttttaaatgaagaaaaatgcaAGCATTTACACAGCATCACCTCACCAAGTCATTTATTGAAGCCATTAATAAACAGAATCATACTCACCAAAGACTTGTACTTCACATAACTCCAGAATAGCGTTATTACTATACCAATCGTGTCGTTTAGGGTTTTCTCTATGGTTGTACACGGTCACATACTGACTTACATACGGGCACTGGTGTGTCATCACCAGCTGTACAACATCTCTAGTACTACTAGTGTCCTCGTAATAAAGTACACCTTCTGTTGGTGTGTCGGTGGTGTTGGATACGTAAAGATGATATCCTGCCAATCTGTGCTTAAAACCAtcttaaaagaaaacaaaaatcagCATGTAGATAACCACTTTAATAGGCACGGAGAGGgtcaatatcaatttaaatgtcGAATGTTATTACACCCAATCTTACAAGATAATCAGGTTTAAATTTATTGAAGTTTTTTGGGTTAACCAAAAAAATAGCCATCGAAATAGCCTCACAGAAACCGCCTTCTGTGGCGAAATTGGTAATGTATGATAATCGATCTATCAGGCAATTCTCTGCTGCTGATTTTCGGTTATGATAGGAAATTGTTACTGATTCCCGTGCAGTGCCTTTGTCATTCAGAAatactttaaattaaaaaattaaggATCTTGATACGGTATTAAACGTGTTAGAATCAGTTTTGTCAAATCACACTGAAGAGTTTCGCTGGGGAATGTGNNNNNNNNNNNNNNNNNNNNNNNNNNNNNNNNNNNNNNNNNNNNNNNNNNNNNNNNNNNNNNNNNNNNNNNNNNNNNNNNNNNNNNNNNNNNNNNNNNNNNNNNNNNNNNNNNNNNNNNNNNNNNNNNNNNNNNNNNNNNNNNNNNNNNNNNNNNNNNNNNNNNNNNNNNNNNNNNNNNNNNNNNNNNNNNNNNNNNNNNNNNNNNNNNNNNNNNNNNNNNNNNNNNNNNNNNNNNNNNNNNNNNNNNNNNNNNNNNNNNNNNNNNNNNNNNNNNNNNNNNNNNNNNNNNNNNNNNNNNNNNNNNNNNNNNNNNNNNNNNNNNNNNNNNNNNNNNNNNNNNNNNNNNNNNNNNNNNNNNNNNNNNNNNNNNNNNNNNNNNNNNNNNNNNNNNNNNNNNNNNNNNNNNNNNNNNNNNNNNNNNNNNNNNNNNNNNNNNNNNNNNNNNNNNNNNNNNNNNNNNNNNNNNNNNNNNNNNNNNNNNNNNNNNNNNNNNNNNNNNTACTGTAGATGTTTTTCTCTGCAACCTCAGGTTTGCAAGACGGGTCTTCTGTTTCTATCGCAGAACATTTAATCTTAATTACCCCTGAAGTATCGGACTGTATtgcatttttaccagtgaaatgttcattctaaaaataatatttattcactagtgaaaaatatcacattttttcttatattgaaaaatatcactttggCTGATTTGACTGATCAATGGTATTACTTTAAAACTTCCCGGTAgattttactgtaaatgtaatcaACAGAATATCCCAAAGTATATTgtgaaaaatcaaaatattagcccaactcgtgaaatatatttgctattactgaagacactgttagatattctctaTGTCTATCATAGCAATATCGAAACATGTTTTTATGATGTCGATCGTGAGCATTGGTATTTGCTGCGCATATTTTTTGCAGGTGGGTATGTGAGACAAACACGAGATTCGAGGCCAGGATAATAGTCTCCccttattattttttctatgttttgtttCTCAAGATGAAACCTGGATCACCTAATGGATTACTGTAGACGTTTCTCTCTGCAACCCCAGATTTGCCAGATGGGTCTTGCGGTTCGTTGTAAATGTTCTTGTGTACATTGGAACGGCCGATATCGGTAAATGATTCCTGTTTACCATCACTCTGGCGACGTCTGTGGAAATATGGCACGAATACATCGAATGTCACAAATGTATAAGTATGAGGTTCCTCATCCATAATGAACTTGTTGAATATTGTGTTTTAACAATGCTCTTTCATCAATGAAATATCTTCATTAAAACTGTGACTCTCGAAATCGATTAAAGGGGGAGAGGGTCAACACATTAATGGGTGGAATGATACACAGGAGGGTGAGCTTTTTTGCATCGTGGAAGTGTCACGTCATCAAAAGAGGAATCGGTGTATAGAttatgtgtattgtgtataaacATATTCTGCTATGCAAACATATTTGTAGAACAATTTAAAAACTGTCATATAAATGATGAATTATGTGTAAATTGTACATCCTAGCTACATGTTTTCTACATCtcgataaacattgatatatattaccTTCTGACGatgatgacaataacaatagCGATGACAGCTACAACAATCACCCCTACAATAGCTCCTACTATTGGTCCAACGTCTACTGGTGGTGGACTTTCGGATTGTTGGGCTTGTTCTGTTACAGCGAAAAATAGCATTAAAGAATTTTGAATATTCAAACACTTAACAAAAATGGAAATACAGCACAAAACTTCATTGTCGCAcgatttatattttaaaacagcCGTTTGCAAGCTGGAATAGATATTATTCTACAAACTTTTGTATTCGACCTAGCACTTATTTTGCCTATTCAGCGTACAAGAAGTCAATTGTATTTGTGATAAATAAAATCTTACATTGGTCTTCTCCGCATTCAGCGATATCTCAACCCCGAGTTTAAAAGTTTGGCTGGTCAATACGAAGTTTACCGAGTGCTGCCAAGCCATACTTTTTTACGAGAGTTGTGATATCCTTGgaagggaacaaccaaccaattgaaaaaatatatttttgaaacagaccctgtgtatagaaagttgagccaaggataaaatgtctggcagccactgattggccagtatgttatgaagtgagaaaatagatatgtagcctgataggtaactatcaataagaaatgttgatataaatttcgtaagtccgattggtttttttccccaaaagttcacgtaataatagtaaacaggtaaatatttaagatttttgagaatttttactgcgaaattcatctattttcaaaatggctaccccggagaaaatttgagctgaaggacccaacttttttttttgattaggtgttatatcagaccctaaacttttgttataaaccataatcgtcatattcgattcaagaatttgaatgaaataatccaaaatgttaacactaaagtctatgggaaaacaattggttggttggtctctatagcgagctaccgcatatgacattttgtgccatctagcgtccctagaaaccagatgatgggaccgactagcacattttcggacgggaatctcttcttggaggcattgtagcagaatttagagagaaattgagattcaggggggattgatgatgaaaagaTGACACATGTAGTTTTACAAGGTGGACCATAGACCGggcagatacggacatacattctatatttcaatggtagtggtatatatcgtggctcggggtacggtggtatgctggttgtactgctggcactaccccggttcaatgtgtgggtgtgtgtatggttgttctgttgtcactaccccgattcggtattcggtgatgtgtttggttgttctgttgtcactaccccagttcagtgtttggtgatatatctggttattttttgttatcaCTAGCCCGGTTCcgtgtcctgtgtctgtgtgtcgactcttttatctaaataatggctctactcctaattttgtttctcgttcggcctttttttcttcattttttacaaaaagaccagaaattagggggtggatgagataacattgagttatctccccctgatctttattctatatcttatttgtttatatttctgagtagcacgatttctatacttggctattaaccaaaagccatcactttaaattcaaagcttatcaagatattaaaatttacatttcaaaattaactcaattttaatgtggttttctcttaagaatttcatatccggtaccaatagaagaatcaacctaccagcctaagacttgcagtcaggcactgcatattttgatagcatatcctatggttctatcctgttccagaaaagttatatttgaaaaatgtgaaagatgctatagggaacaaccaaccaattgaaaaaatatatttttgaaacagcccctgtgtatagaaagttgagccaaggataaaatgtctggcagccactgattggccagtatgttatgaagtgagaaaatagatatgtagcctgataggtaactatcaataagaaatgttgatataaatttcgtaagtccgattgtttttttccccaaaagttcacgtaataatagtaaacaggtaaatatttaggatttttgagaatttttactgcgaaattcatctattttcaaaatggctaccccggagaaaatttgagctgaaggacccaactttttttttttgattaggtgttatatcagaccctaaacttttgttataaaccataatcgtcatattcaattcaagaatttgaatgaaataatccaaaatgttaacactaaagtctatgggaaaacaattggttggttggtctctatgGAACTGACCGATGTTTTATTAGTTGTCTAGCATTCCTAAAGGTATGTTGATGTGAAACCAATTCACCGCGCCATCACCAATGTCCTATGAAATCAGTTAGGATATTGTTAAGCTACATACAACGACGACGCTATCCCACTGTGAATAGCGGCATACCGCGTGCTCGCTGTCATTCCCTATGCCGTCTCAGAGTTTTCACATCCTTAAGAACCACAGAATCGCCCTGAGAAAATGAATTTGTGTGCCTCATAAAAATGTCTTCTTCCTGTGTTGAGCTGTGCTATTATTTAACTATGCATTTTGTACTAATGATTCAGTTTTGATGTCGTCCTGCAGTTTATCTTTACTTAATTGAGAAGAAACGCATGGGTAGACATAAAAATACAAGTACTTGTATTGCAGAATTCCCCTTCGTAATCAGATTCACATTCGGTCACGCAAGCACCAGTGTCTATATCACAGCTACTACAATGGCCACATGTCATGTTGCACTTCACTCCGTATAAACCCGCCTTACAGTCtatagaaagtaaaaaaaaaacaagattaaaGCTTTGCTACCGTAAAATAGCACGCAATCATAATGGGTTTTTTCatcataagatatatataatataacaacaGCACTATCATACATATTGTTTAAATAACTCCCTCATAATTTGttcattacagtatatatatatataccaaatctGCTATAAATACACTTACCCGTGCATTCCCCGCTCTGCTGATCACATTTAACGCAAATGCTATTGCATTTCATCGAACAGTTTGTACCGTGAAATCCTCCTGAACAACCTGGAAATTAAATAACGTAATATAATGACGAAGATGAgaagtatttgtttgtattaatacttatatacaacataacttgtttttcagaaatataattatattcttACTCTCTTATTAATATATGTTACTGTAGTTTCCTCGGGATACAATACAGTTAAAGTATTAACGAAACGAATACAAAATTAGGCATGTGCAGCGTAAAATATATTCAATCTCGCTATATACATCATATGATTAAAAATGTCATGTTATAaatccatatatataatattcaaatatttcaattgaccatgacataaaatatgttttcttgGCGGGACAatcaattgaaattgaaaaccAAAATTTAATAGTGTAAATAATTTGTGTAAAGCAAATTTTGCCCgaatttacaaaataacaagCCTTGACTCTCAGGAAATTTTATATGGTTTTATGTTAGCACAGCTGAAATttattaaatgtgtaatataaaaaatgaatacGGATATgttagaaataattttaaataccAACGGATGTTTTACTGACTACAATAAGAACAATTTCTATAGCCATCTTTTCTGTCGTcgtttattaatatttttattatcattgttattattttttttttgggcggggggggggggggggggggggggggggggggttctgtTAATAATAGCATATCtgaaatataacataccactgaAATTAAATAACTTAAAATTAGGAAAAATTTGAATACAAACAACCTACCAGAACAGTGTCCAGTATCCTTTATGCATAATCTGTCTTTACAATTTCCTGAACAGTTCTGTTCGCAGGTGTTGTTGTATTTTCCTGGGAtacattctgaaaaaaaaacaaacattttcaatCTAATGGTTTTATTAAGTATATTCAGGACATTATCATATTTTAAGAAAAGAATATTGCAAGGTTAACAGTTTTAAATATAAGAATGCATAATTCCTCCTTATTCATTTGTAGGAGATATAACACGTGAGTGTTACCATATTAAGGACAAATTAATTAATACACTGAAGAATTGTCATGTTCTCGAAATATTGAAACGCGATATTGACACAAAcaagcaaaatttcataaaacacCACAATGCCAGTCTTACACTGTACCCATAACCGCTAATGACTTACATCATAGCCGTGTCATGATAATTTAATTGGAAGATATTACAGCG of Pecten maximus unplaced genomic scaffold, xPecMax1.1, whole genome shotgun sequence contains these proteins:
- the LOC117318800 gene encoding scavenger receptor class F member 1-like, whose product is MECIPGKYNNTCEQNCSGNCKDRLCIKDTGHCSGCSGGFHGTNCSMKCNSICVKCDQQSGECTDCKAGLYGVKCNMTCGHCSSCDIDTGACVTECESDYEGEFCNTKQAQQSESPPPVDVGPIVGAIVGVIVVAVIAIVIVIIVRRRRLSAGKEESLTDIGRSNVHQNDVYSDPPETEHLSVKSEAAAENIYSNTPGDACFLLIYT